The Sphingobium sp. BYY-5 genome contains a region encoding:
- a CDS encoding CDC48 family AAA ATPase: MADQERTGRRIQVANARPEDAGRGLARLPLAVMAELHLSEGDMIEIVGKRTTPARVVRPYKEDEGLDVVRLDGLQRANAGVGSGDFVQIARVDPRPAQRVVFAPAQNNLRLQGNPEALKRVFFQRPLTAGDVVATAGQQQVPPGDMPPQLRQMLAAPAYALQEIRLVVVSTTPKGIVHIDADTEVELRAEYEEPRESRRADVTYDDVGGMAEAIDQLREMVELPLRYPELFERLGVDPPKGVLLHGPPGTGKTRLARAVANESEAEFFLINGPEIMGSAYGESEKKLREIFEEATAAVPSILFIDEIDSIAPKRGNVTGETEKRLVAQLLTLMDGLEPRTNLVVIAATNRPEAIDEALRRPGRFDREIIVGVPDERGRREILGIHTRGMPLGDRVDLGELARMTYGFVGADMAALTREAAIETVRRFMPRLNLEEGTIPPDVLEELSVTREDFMAAIKRVQPSAMREVMVQAPNIGWSDIGGLDDAQMRLKEGVELPLKDPEAFRRIGIRPAKGFLLYGPPGTGKTLLAKAVAREAQANFIATKSSDLLSKWYGESEQQIARLFARARQVAPTVIFIDELDSLVPARGGGLGEPAVTERVVNTILAEMDGLEELQSVVVIGATNRPTLVDPALLRPGRFDELIYVPVPDQAGRRRILAIHTGKMPLAGDVDLDRLAERTERFTGADLEDLSRRAGLVALRQSLRVEAVTMAHFEAALEETRASVTPEMEREYEQIQATLKQSAMQVDPIGFVTPGMLRARER, encoded by the coding sequence GTGGCCGATCAGGAAAGAACAGGACGCAGGATTCAGGTCGCCAATGCGCGGCCGGAGGATGCAGGGCGCGGTCTTGCCCGGTTGCCGCTCGCGGTGATGGCCGAATTGCATCTCAGCGAAGGCGACATGATCGAGATTGTCGGCAAGCGCACGACACCGGCGCGCGTGGTGCGGCCCTACAAGGAAGATGAGGGGCTGGACGTGGTCCGCCTCGACGGTTTGCAGCGTGCCAATGCCGGCGTGGGGTCGGGTGATTTCGTCCAGATCGCCAGGGTGGACCCGCGTCCGGCCCAGCGCGTCGTGTTCGCACCTGCACAAAATAACCTACGATTACAGGGCAATCCCGAAGCGCTGAAGCGAGTTTTCTTCCAGCGGCCGCTCACGGCGGGGGATGTGGTGGCGACCGCGGGCCAGCAGCAGGTGCCCCCCGGCGACATGCCGCCCCAGTTGCGTCAGATGCTCGCGGCCCCTGCTTATGCGCTACAGGAAATCCGGCTCGTCGTCGTGTCGACCACGCCCAAGGGCATCGTCCATATCGACGCGGATACCGAGGTGGAACTGCGCGCCGAATATGAGGAGCCGCGCGAATCCCGCCGTGCCGACGTGACCTATGACGATGTCGGCGGCATGGCCGAAGCGATCGACCAGTTGCGCGAGATGGTGGAGCTGCCCCTGCGCTATCCCGAATTGTTCGAGCGGCTGGGGGTCGATCCGCCCAAGGGCGTCCTGCTCCATGGCCCGCCGGGAACGGGCAAGACGCGCCTCGCCCGCGCCGTCGCCAATGAATCCGAAGCCGAATTCTTCCTCATCAACGGCCCGGAGATCATGGGATCGGCCTATGGCGAGTCGGAAAAGAAGCTGCGGGAGATTTTCGAGGAAGCGACCGCGGCCGTGCCCTCGATCCTCTTCATCGATGAGATCGATTCGATCGCGCCCAAGCGCGGCAATGTGACCGGCGAGACGGAAAAGCGTCTCGTCGCCCAGTTGCTGACGCTGATGGACGGGCTGGAACCGCGCACCAACCTGGTCGTCATCGCCGCGACCAACCGGCCCGAAGCGATCGACGAAGCGCTGCGCCGTCCCGGCCGCTTCGACCGCGAGATCATCGTCGGCGTTCCCGACGAACGCGGCCGGCGCGAGATATTGGGCATCCATACCCGGGGTATGCCGCTGGGTGACCGGGTCGACCTGGGCGAACTCGCTCGCATGACCTATGGCTTTGTCGGGGCGGATATGGCCGCGCTCACCCGCGAGGCCGCGATCGAGACGGTGCGCCGCTTCATGCCGCGCCTCAACCTGGAGGAAGGGACGATCCCGCCCGACGTGCTAGAGGAACTCTCCGTCACGCGGGAGGATTTCATGGCCGCGATCAAGCGTGTCCAGCCGTCCGCCATGCGCGAGGTGATGGTGCAGGCGCCCAATATCGGCTGGTCCGATATCGGCGGTCTGGACGATGCCCAGATGCGCCTGAAGGAAGGGGTGGAGCTGCCGCTCAAGGACCCCGAAGCCTTCCGCCGCATCGGCATCCGCCCGGCCAAGGGATTCCTGCTCTACGGCCCACCCGGCACCGGCAAGACGCTGCTGGCCAAGGCGGTCGCGCGCGAAGCGCAGGCCAATTTCATCGCCACCAAGTCGAGCGACCTCCTGTCCAAATGGTATGGTGAGAGCGAGCAGCAGATTGCGCGCCTCTTCGCCCGCGCGCGACAGGTGGCGCCGACGGTCATCTTCATCGACGAACTGGACAGTCTGGTCCCCGCGCGTGGCGGCGGCCTGGGCGAACCGGCGGTGACGGAGCGGGTGGTCAACACCATCCTCGCCGAGATGGACGGGCTGGAGGAATTGCAATCGGTGGTGGTGATTGGCGCGACCAACCGGCCGACCCTGGTCGATCCGGCGCTGCTGCGGCCGGGCCGTTTCGACGAGCTGATCTATGTGCCCGTCCCCGACCAAGCCGGGCGCAGGCGCATCCTGGCTATCCACACCGGGAAGATGCCGCTTGCCGGCGATGTCGATCTCGACAGGCTGGCGGAGAGGACCGAGCGCTTCACCGGCGCGGACCTGGAGGATCTGTCGCGTCGCGCTGGTCTGGTCGCGTTGCGCCAGTCGCTCCGCGTCGAGGCCGTGACGATGGCCCATTTCGAGGCGGCGCTGGAGGAAACCCGCGCATCCGTCACGCCTGAGATGGAGCGTGAATATGAACAGATCCAGGCGACGCTGAAACAGAGCGCGATGCAGGTCGATCCGATCGGCTTCGTGACGCCGGGCATGTTGCGCGCGCGGGAGCGCTGA
- a CDS encoding glutamate-5-semialdehyde dehydrogenase, with the protein MNDLTQTPEMLIATLGARARSVATVIAQASDAQKADALRRAAQALRDQAPAILAANARDMDNAVANGLSSALLDRLKLDEGRIAAAAAGVEQVASLDNPLGSVIDKQVRPNGLELSRVRVPLGVIGIIYESRPNVTADAAALCLRAGNAVILRGGSEAKESNRAIHAAMVEGIVAAGLPAEAVQLIPTTDRAVVGALLKAAEFVDLIVPRGGKSLVARVQEEARVPVLAHLDGINHSYVDGAADPAMALTLVVNAKMRRTGICGATETVLIDRAFQQAPALVKALLDAQCEVRGDDAVRAMDGRVKPASDEDWDTEYLDAIVSVRLVDGVEEAIAHIAAHASHHTDAIITEDAARAEHFLNAVDSAIVMWNASTQFADGGEFGLGAEIGISTGRLHARGPVALEGLTTYKWIVRGTGQVRP; encoded by the coding sequence ATGAACGACCTGACCCAGACTCCCGAAATGCTGATCGCAACGTTGGGCGCGCGCGCGCGTAGTGTCGCGACCGTGATCGCGCAGGCGAGCGATGCGCAGAAGGCTGACGCACTGCGCCGCGCCGCGCAGGCGCTGCGGGATCAGGCGCCGGCGATCCTCGCCGCCAATGCGCGCGACATGGACAATGCCGTCGCCAACGGCCTCTCATCCGCCCTGCTCGACCGGCTGAAGCTGGACGAGGGCCGGATTGCCGCTGCCGCCGCTGGCGTGGAGCAGGTCGCCAGCCTCGACAATCCGCTGGGCAGCGTGATCGACAAGCAAGTCCGGCCCAACGGGCTGGAACTGTCGCGCGTGCGCGTGCCGCTGGGCGTCATCGGCATCATCTATGAAAGCCGCCCCAATGTGACGGCGGATGCCGCCGCCCTCTGCCTGCGCGCGGGCAATGCGGTGATCCTGCGCGGCGGCAGCGAGGCGAAGGAAAGCAACCGCGCCATCCACGCCGCCATGGTTGAAGGGATCGTCGCCGCAGGCCTGCCGGCGGAGGCGGTGCAACTGATTCCCACTACCGATCGCGCGGTGGTTGGCGCGCTGCTCAAGGCGGCGGAGTTTGTCGACCTGATCGTGCCGCGCGGTGGCAAGAGCCTGGTCGCGCGCGTGCAGGAGGAAGCGCGCGTGCCCGTGCTCGCCCATCTCGACGGCATCAATCACAGCTATGTTGACGGCGCGGCTGATCCCGCCATGGCGCTCACGCTGGTGGTCAATGCCAAGATGCGTCGCACCGGCATTTGCGGTGCGACCGAAACCGTGCTGATCGACCGCGCATTTCAGCAGGCGCCCGCGCTGGTGAAGGCGCTGCTCGACGCCCAGTGCGAAGTGCGCGGTGACGATGCGGTGCGGGCGATGGATGGCCGGGTGAAGCCCGCTTCCGACGAGGATTGGGATACCGAATATCTCGACGCCATCGTGTCGGTGCGGCTGGTCGATGGCGTGGAGGAGGCGATTGCGCATATCGCCGCCCATGCCAGCCACCATACCGATGCGATCATCACTGAGGATGCTGCCAGGGCCGAGCATTTCCTCAACGCCGTCGACAGCGCGATCGTGATGTGGAACGCCTCCACCCAGTTCGCCGATGGCGGCGAATTCGGCCTGGGCGCGGAAATCGGCATTTCCACCGGCCGCCTCCACGCACGTGGCCCGGTGGCGCTGGAAGGGCTGACGACCTATAAATGGATCGTGCGCGGAACGGGACAGGTGCGGCCTTAA
- the acs gene encoding acetate--CoA ligase yields MSDDFFPVPDNWASTALMDRSAREADYARSIDDSHAYWLERAQRLDWIAPPTRTNESSFAEGDFGVKWFADGVLNVSVNCIDRHLAERAEQTAIIWEPDSPDAAPRRYSYAQVHEEVCRIANVLKAAGAKKSDRITIYLPMIPEAAFALLACARIGAIHSVVFGGFSPEALAGRIIDCDSTLVITADEGRRAGKTVPLKANVDAALRECPCVRKVVVVKATGGAVTMKDGRDLWLHEETARVSPDCAPEPMNAEDPLFILYTSGSTGKPKGVLHTTGGYLLWASLTHELCFDYRPGDIYWCAADIGWVTGHSYIVYGPLANGATTLMYEGVPNYPTPSRIWEVVDRHQVQTLFTAPTALRALMKEGDDFVTKTSRASLRLLGTVGEPINPEAWRWYHHVVGEDRCPIIDTWWQTETGAAMIAPTPGATDLKPGSATFPLPGVVPQIVDAEGVVQEGAAEGNLVIAQSWPGQMRTVWGDHERFFQTYFTTFPGKYTTGDGARRDADGYYWITGRVDDVINVSGHRMGTAEVESALVLHESVAEAAVVGFPHDIKGQGIYAYVTLNSGEEASDALRKTLVQWVRTEIGPIATPDAIQFAPGLPKTRSGKIMRRILRKIAEGEVSAQALGDTSTLADPSVVDNLVANRQG; encoded by the coding sequence ATGTCTGACGATTTCTTCCCGGTGCCGGACAACTGGGCCTCAACGGCACTGATGGACCGGTCGGCGCGGGAAGCGGATTATGCCCGCTCGATCGACGATTCCCACGCCTATTGGCTGGAGCGGGCGCAGCGCCTCGACTGGATCGCGCCGCCCACCCGGACCAATGAAAGCAGCTTTGCCGAGGGTGATTTCGGGGTGAAATGGTTCGCCGACGGCGTGCTCAACGTCAGCGTCAATTGCATCGACCGCCACCTGGCCGAACGCGCGGAGCAGACCGCGATCATCTGGGAACCCGATTCGCCCGATGCCGCGCCGCGCCGCTATAGCTACGCGCAGGTGCATGAGGAGGTGTGCCGCATCGCCAATGTGCTGAAGGCCGCCGGCGCGAAGAAGAGCGACCGGATCACCATCTACCTGCCGATGATCCCGGAGGCCGCCTTCGCCCTGCTCGCCTGCGCGCGGATCGGCGCGATCCACAGCGTCGTCTTCGGCGGTTTCTCTCCCGAAGCGCTGGCCGGCCGCATCATCGATTGCGATTCGACGCTGGTCATCACCGCCGACGAAGGACGCCGTGCCGGCAAGACGGTGCCCTTGAAGGCCAATGTCGATGCGGCGCTGCGCGAATGCCCGTGTGTCAGGAAGGTCGTGGTGGTGAAGGCCACCGGCGGCGCGGTGACGATGAAGGACGGCCGCGACCTGTGGCTGCATGAGGAAACCGCCAGGGTGTCGCCCGACTGCGCGCCCGAACCGATGAATGCGGAAGACCCGCTGTTCATCCTCTACACCTCCGGGTCGACCGGCAAGCCCAAGGGCGTGCTGCACACGACCGGCGGCTATCTGCTCTGGGCCAGCCTGACGCATGAGCTGTGCTTCGACTATCGCCCCGGCGACATCTACTGGTGCGCCGCCGATATCGGCTGGGTCACGGGACACAGCTATATCGTCTATGGCCCGCTGGCGAACGGCGCGACGACGCTGATGTATGAGGGCGTGCCGAACTATCCGACGCCCAGCCGCATCTGGGAAGTGGTCGACCGGCATCAGGTACAGACCCTCTTCACCGCCCCCACGGCGCTGCGCGCGCTGATGAAGGAGGGCGATGATTTCGTCACGAAGACCAGCCGCGCCTCGCTGCGCCTGCTGGGCACGGTGGGCGAGCCGATCAACCCGGAGGCGTGGCGTTGGTATCATCATGTCGTCGGCGAGGATCGCTGCCCGATCATCGATACCTGGTGGCAGACCGAGACGGGCGCGGCGATGATTGCGCCGACGCCGGGCGCCACCGACCTCAAACCCGGCTCCGCCACCTTCCCCCTGCCCGGCGTGGTGCCGCAGATCGTCGATGCCGAAGGCGTGGTGCAGGAGGGCGCGGCCGAAGGCAATCTGGTCATCGCCCAAAGCTGGCCGGGCCAGATGCGCACCGTCTGGGGCGACCATGAACGTTTCTTCCAGACCTATTTCACCACCTTCCCCGGCAAATATACCACCGGCGACGGCGCGCGGCGGGACGCGGACGGCTATTACTGGATCACCGGCCGGGTCGATGACGTCATCAACGTGTCGGGCCACCGCATGGGCACGGCCGAAGTCGAAAGCGCGCTGGTGCTGCACGAAAGCGTGGCCGAGGCGGCGGTGGTCGGCTTCCCCCACGATATCAAGGGCCAGGGCATCTATGCCTATGTCACTCTGAACAGCGGCGAGGAAGCGAGCGACGCGCTGCGCAAGACTTTGGTGCAGTGGGTGCGCACCGAAATCGGCCCGATCGCCACCCCCGACGCGATCCAGTTCGCGCCGGGCCTGCCCAAGACCCGCAGCGGCAAGATCATGCGCCGTATCCTGCGCAAGATTGCCGAGGGGGAAGTGTCGGCGCAGGCGCTGGGCGACACCAGCACGCTGGCCGACCCGTCGGTGGTGGATAATCTGGTCGCCAATCGTCAGGGCTAG
- a CDS encoding SufE family protein, translating into MTEMPAPVPAPMPALADLQEEYEFLDADDRYRLLIDLGRTLEAMPDALKTDATLVRGCSAAVWVYPTVLDADSGKGGRLHFLADSNAAITKGIIALVLLTVQDRAPAQIGATDIEGALAPFDLRNQLSSNRTQGIPNMIALIRETADRYA; encoded by the coding sequence ATGACCGAGATGCCCGCCCCCGTGCCTGCCCCCATGCCTGCCCTGGCCGATCTTCAGGAAGAATATGAATTTCTCGACGCGGACGATCGCTATCGCCTGCTGATCGACCTGGGGCGCACGCTGGAAGCCATGCCCGACGCGCTCAAGACCGATGCAACACTGGTGCGCGGCTGTTCGGCGGCCGTGTGGGTCTATCCCACGGTGCTGGACGCCGATTCCGGTAAGGGGGGCAGGCTGCATTTCCTGGCCGACAGCAATGCCGCGATCACCAAGGGGATCATCGCGCTGGTGCTGCTGACGGTGCAGGACCGCGCGCCCGCGCAGATCGGCGCGACCGACATCGAAGGCGCGCTCGCGCCCTTCGACCTTCGCAACCAGCTCAGTTCCAACCGTACCCAGGGCATCCCCAACATGATTGCCCTGATCCGCGAAACGGCCGACCGCTACGCCTGA
- a CDS encoding LysR substrate-binding domain-containing protein, whose protein sequence is MRRLPPLTALEAFVQVARLGSVKAAAEELALSTPALSRRVQALERFIGRPLFDRKHQALEINIDGQRLLDDIAPALDSLSQALENIQSGGNQLRLRLAVMPLFATQRLFPHLGQLRQQHPQLHIDIETTPHAIARLGEGLDAAIVLMAKDIDPALYAHELDHEEVYLIGRRQLLEGPHALNSPEELAQQTILLHRDMALSFEAWKEAAGLSDLQPLAVDNYDSGQLMLEAAAQGLGVAVMHASHFEQSGDPRLVRLFPIHVESPYRYFFVCRPRALQTRAVRIFRDWLVAADI, encoded by the coding sequence ATGCGCAGACTGCCGCCCCTTACGGCCCTGGAGGCCTTTGTTCAGGTTGCCCGCCTCGGTTCCGTAAAGGCCGCGGCGGAAGAGCTTGCGCTTTCGACTCCTGCCCTCAGTCGGCGCGTCCAGGCGCTCGAACGTTTCATCGGCCGCCCGCTGTTCGACCGCAAGCATCAGGCGCTGGAGATCAATATCGACGGCCAGAGGCTGCTCGACGACATCGCGCCGGCGCTGGATTCGCTCAGCCAGGCGCTGGAGAATATCCAGAGCGGCGGCAACCAGTTGCGCCTGCGGCTCGCGGTGATGCCGCTTTTTGCCACCCAGCGCCTTTTCCCGCATCTCGGCCAGTTGCGGCAGCAGCATCCCCAGCTCCATATCGATATCGAAACCACCCCTCACGCCATCGCGCGACTGGGCGAAGGGTTGGATGCGGCGATCGTGCTGATGGCCAAGGACATCGATCCAGCGCTCTACGCGCATGAACTGGATCATGAGGAAGTCTATCTGATCGGGCGGCGGCAGTTGCTCGAAGGACCACATGCGCTCAATTCGCCCGAAGAACTGGCGCAGCAGACCATATTGCTCCACCGCGACATGGCGCTGTCCTTCGAAGCATGGAAGGAAGCGGCAGGCCTGTCCGACCTGCAACCGCTTGCCGTCGACAATTATGATTCGGGCCAGTTGATGCTGGAGGCGGCCGCGCAGGGGCTGGGGGTGGCGGTGATGCACGCCAGCCATTTCGAACAATCGGGCGACCCGCGGCTGGTGCGGCTGTTCCCGATCCATGTCGAAAGCCCCTATCGCTATTTCTTCGTCTGCCGCCCGCGCGCGCTGCAGACGCGGGCCGTGCGCATCTTCCGCGACTGGCTGGTGGCGGCCGATATCTAG
- a CDS encoding glutathione S-transferase family protein — MWLLYQFPLCPFSRKVRLLLGEKGIGYDLVRESPWMMRDEFLDLNPAGTTPVMVDQERGITLIDSQAMCEYFEETVEKFPLISGTAAGRAEVRRLTAFFDQNFYGDVVGPLLHERMKKRLVERASPDARVLREAMKRANVHMDYMDYLLDHRSWMAGATLSLADIAAAAHLSVADYLGGIDWAGHEPVKRWYAGFKSRPSFRPLLSERMEVITPPPHYEKPDF; from the coding sequence ATGTGGCTTCTCTATCAATTCCCGCTTTGTCCCTTTTCCCGCAAGGTCCGGCTTCTCCTGGGTGAGAAGGGGATCGGCTATGATCTGGTGCGCGAATCGCCCTGGATGATGCGCGACGAGTTTCTCGATCTGAACCCGGCCGGGACCACGCCGGTGATGGTGGATCAGGAGCGCGGCATCACCCTGATCGACAGCCAGGCGATGTGCGAATATTTCGAGGAGACGGTGGAAAAATTCCCGCTCATCTCCGGCACCGCTGCTGGCCGGGCGGAGGTGCGGCGGCTGACCGCCTTTTTCGACCAGAATTTCTACGGCGATGTCGTCGGCCCCTTGCTGCACGAGCGGATGAAGAAGCGGCTGGTGGAGCGCGCTTCGCCCGATGCGCGCGTGCTGCGTGAGGCGATGAAGCGCGCCAATGTCCATATGGACTATATGGATTATCTGCTCGACCATCGGAGCTGGATGGCGGGCGCGACGCTCAGCCTGGCCGATATCGCGGCGGCGGCGCATCTGTCGGTCGCGGACTATCTGGGCGGCATCGACTGGGCGGGGCATGAGCCGGTCAAGCGCTGGTATGCCGGCTTCAAGTCACGCCCGTCCTTCCGCCCCCTGCTTTCGGAGCGGATGGAGGTCATCACGCCTCCGCCCCATTATGAAAAGCCGGATTTCTAG
- a CDS encoding methyltransferase gives MASIPFKDKKKTVSTGAKGATFLSQWGMFFRQFVKHPGMIGSIIPSSQALVDAVLDQVDWSRTRLFVEYGPGVGTFTRSILDRLHPDAILLAIDINLDFVAYLEAQIDDPRLRVVHGSAADVRRFIREAGHHQADYVLSGIPFSTLPDGVGKTICAETRIALRSGGELLIYQYSRYVRRLLDPLFGAVNDRLEWRNIPPCRIFRAMKEESLAQAA, from the coding sequence ATGGCCTCCATTCCCTTCAAAGATAAGAAGAAAACGGTCTCGACGGGCGCCAAGGGCGCTACTTTCCTCAGCCAGTGGGGCATGTTCTTCCGGCAGTTCGTCAAACATCCCGGCATGATCGGCTCGATCATTCCGTCTTCGCAGGCGTTGGTCGATGCGGTGCTGGACCAGGTGGACTGGAGCCGGACCCGGCTGTTCGTCGAATATGGACCGGGCGTGGGCACCTTCACCCGTTCCATATTGGACCGCCTGCATCCCGACGCGATCCTGCTGGCGATCGATATCAACCTCGATTTCGTAGCTTATCTGGAAGCCCAGATCGACGATCCACGGCTGCGCGTGGTTCATGGATCAGCGGCTGACGTGCGCCGTTTCATCCGGGAGGCGGGTCATCACCAGGCCGATTATGTGCTGTCGGGCATTCCCTTCTCCACCCTGCCCGATGGCGTGGGCAAAACCATATGCGCTGAAACTCGCATAGCGTTGCGGTCGGGCGGCGAACTCCTGATCTACCAATATTCGCGCTATGTGCGCCGTCTGCTCGACCCGCTGTTCGGTGCGGTCAACGACCGGCTGGAATGGCGCAATATTCCGCCCTGTCGGATATTTCGCGCTATGAAGGAAGAGAGTCTGGCCCAGGCGGCCTGA
- the kdsA gene encoding 3-deoxy-8-phosphooctulonate synthase translates to MTESKHVTVGSVTIGNDLPFVLISGPCQIESRDHALFMADALAGKADKAGVPFIFKSSFDKANRTSVSGRRGVGIDAGLAILAEVKAALGCPVLTDIHGPEQVEAAAQVVDILQIPAFLCRQTDLLVAAGRTGAVINVKKGQFLAPWDMAAVAQKLASTGNERILLTERGASFGYNTLVSDMRALPTMAQTGYPVVFDATHSVQQPGGLGSASGGQREFAPLLARSAVAAGVAAIFAEAHDDPDHAPSDGPVMLPLEWVAPMLAKLKAIDAVVKG, encoded by the coding sequence ATGACAGAATCCAAACATGTGACGGTCGGTTCGGTGACGATCGGCAACGATCTGCCCTTCGTCCTGATTTCCGGCCCGTGCCAGATCGAAAGCCGCGACCATGCGCTGTTCATGGCCGACGCGCTGGCAGGCAAGGCAGACAAGGCCGGCGTGCCCTTCATCTTCAAGAGCAGCTTCGACAAGGCGAACCGGACGTCGGTGTCGGGCCGGCGCGGTGTCGGTATCGACGCGGGGCTTGCGATATTGGCAGAGGTCAAGGCAGCGCTGGGCTGCCCGGTGCTGACCGACATTCATGGACCGGAGCAGGTCGAGGCGGCGGCGCAGGTGGTGGACATATTGCAGATCCCCGCCTTCCTCTGCCGCCAGACCGACCTGCTGGTCGCGGCGGGGCGGACCGGCGCGGTCATCAACGTCAAGAAGGGGCAGTTCCTTGCTCCCTGGGACATGGCGGCGGTGGCGCAGAAGCTCGCCTCCACCGGAAACGAGCGCATCCTGCTGACCGAACGCGGGGCGAGCTTCGGCTACAACACGCTGGTCAGCGACATGCGCGCGCTGCCGACCATGGCGCAGACCGGCTATCCGGTGGTGTTCGACGCCACCCATTCGGTGCAGCAGCCCGGAGGCCTTGGGTCCGCGTCGGGCGGACAGCGCGAGTTCGCGCCGCTGCTGGCGCGCAGCGCGGTGGCGGCCGGGGTCGCGGCGATCTTTGCCGAGGCGCATGACGATCCCGACCATGCGCCGTCCGACGGGCCGGTGATGCTGCCGCTGGAATGGGTCGCGCCGATGCTGGCAAAGCTCAAGGCGATCGATGCGGTGGTGAAGGGGTAA
- a CDS encoding sterol desaturase family protein, translated as MSPISLLLVFVVTVAAMEGFAYVMHRWVMHGPGWFLHASHHRPRTGWFEANDLYFVIFAMPSILLLLGGVQWGWGNWATACGAGIAAYGAIYLGFHDIIVHQRVKHRYVARSRYMKRIVQAHRLHHAVETKEGTVSFGFLVAPHPNALKRELARRHRAGVRAPAISADPAPRH; from the coding sequence ATGTCGCCCATTTCCCTCCTGCTGGTCTTCGTCGTCACCGTCGCCGCGATGGAGGGCTTCGCCTATGTCATGCACCGCTGGGTGATGCACGGCCCCGGCTGGTTCCTGCACGCGAGCCACCACAGGCCCAGAACCGGCTGGTTCGAGGCGAACGACCTCTATTTCGTGATCTTCGCCATGCCTTCCATCCTGCTGCTGCTGGGCGGGGTGCAATGGGGCTGGGGCAATTGGGCGACGGCGTGCGGTGCCGGGATCGCCGCCTATGGCGCCATCTATCTCGGCTTTCACGACATCATCGTCCATCAGCGGGTGAAACACCGCTATGTCGCGCGCTCGCGCTACATGAAGCGCATCGTCCAGGCCCATCGCCTCCACCATGCAGTGGAAACGAAGGAGGGGACGGTCAGCTTCGGTTTCCTGGTCGCCCCCCATCCAAACGCGCTCAAGCGCGAACTGGCCCGTCGCCATCGGGCCGGCGTGCGTGCTCCTGCTATTTCGGCAGATCCAGCCCCGCGACATTGA
- a CDS encoding GGDEF domain-containing protein has translation MTGADSSTSPYDGLTDRLTRWARGLSGKPDEEESEEGRSRPGGASNREVNRRRQLYADIGDFLFAHDLDLTPINFSVALDYLTGANIGIEKAIRAVMMERGKITNNWIESIASEQRADEVTPEALASMLDKVEENLNQFTGLMHESRNSAKDYGAALQKQAKDLAAGGDSEPILSRLVGLTRSMVEKTRQVESQLRENQKQTHALKSSLENARRAAEHDHLTGLPNRRAFDGVLREELVLAHKLQEPLSVAFCDIDHFKRINDTHGHDTGDRVLKFVAGLLARISNDRCHVARHGGEEFVMLFRGKTAAETCEAVDGVREDLANRSLVNRANGERMERVSFSAGVANVLAYDDPRGALKAADRALYLAKEHGRNRVYLATETD, from the coding sequence ATGACCGGGGCAGACTCTTCCACAAGTCCCTATGATGGACTGACCGACCGACTGACCCGTTGGGCCAGAGGCCTTTCGGGCAAGCCAGATGAAGAGGAATCCGAAGAAGGGCGGTCGCGCCCCGGCGGCGCTTCCAACCGGGAAGTCAATCGCCGCCGCCAGCTTTACGCGGACATTGGCGACTTCCTCTTCGCCCATGACCTGGACCTGACGCCGATCAATTTCAGCGTCGCGCTCGACTATCTGACCGGCGCGAATATCGGCATCGAAAAAGCGATCCGCGCGGTGATGATGGAGCGCGGCAAGATCACCAACAATTGGATCGAATCGATCGCCTCCGAACAGCGCGCCGACGAGGTGACGCCCGAAGCGCTCGCCTCGATGCTCGACAAGGTCGAGGAAAATCTGAACCAGTTCACCGGCCTGATGCATGAATCGCGCAATTCCGCCAAGGATTATGGCGCCGCCCTGCAGAAGCAGGCCAAGGATCTGGCCGCCGGCGGCGACAGCGAGCCGATCCTGTCGCGCCTGGTCGGCCTGACCCGGTCGATGGTGGAAAAGACGCGGCAGGTGGAAAGCCAGTTGCGCGAGAATCAGAAACAGACCCATGCGCTGAAATCCAGCCTGGAAAATGCGCGCCGCGCCGCCGAGCATGACCATCTGACCGGCCTGCCCAACCGCCGCGCCTTCGACGGCGTGCTGCGCGAGGAGCTGGTGCTGGCGCACAAGCTGCAGGAACCGCTGTCGGTCGCCTTCTGCGATATCGATCATTTCAAGCGCATCAACGACACCCATGGCCATGACACGGGCGACCGGGTGCTTAAATTCGTCGCCGGGCTGCTGGCCAGGATATCGAACGACCGCTGCCATGTCGCGCGCCATGGCGGCGAGGAGTTCGTGATGCTGTTCCGCGGCAAGACAGCGGCCGAAACCTGCGAGGCGGTGGACGGCGTGCGCGAGGATCTGGCCAATCGCAGCCTGGTCAACCGGGCCAATGGCGAGCGGATGGAACGGGTGAGCTTTTCCGCCGGCGTCGCCAATGTACTGGCCTATGACGATCCGCGCGGCGCGCTCAAGGCGGCGGATCGGGCGCTTTACCTGGCCAAGGAACATGGCCGCAACCGCGTCTATCTGGCGACGGAAACGGATTGA